The proteins below come from a single Oryzomicrobium terrae genomic window:
- a CDS encoding c-type cytochrome — protein sequence MTQQQHSLRRLRWFRLGLLLMAMLGQGAWAQSYAVPKPSPGLMPNPGVGKGLYGKFCASCHGVDLQGSAKGPPFLHKIYEPAHHGDAAFQLAAKNGVRAHHWTFGDMAPIPLVSPDEVAHITAYVRVEQRKVGIQ from the coding sequence ATGACACAGCAACAACATTCCCTCCGCCGGCTACGCTGGTTCAGGCTCGGCCTCCTTCTGATGGCGATGCTGGGACAAGGGGCCTGGGCGCAGTCGTATGCCGTGCCCAAACCTAGCCCAGGATTGATGCCGAACCCCGGAGTGGGGAAAGGGCTTTATGGAAAATTCTGCGCCAGTTGCCATGGCGTCGATTTGCAGGGATCCGCCAAGGGCCCACCGTTTCTGCACAAGATCTACGAGCCCGCGCACCACGGCGATGCAGCGTTCCAACTGGCGGCGAAGAATGGGGTCCGTGCCCATCACTGGACATTTGGTGACATGGCGCCGATCCCTCTAGTTTCTCCAGATGAGGTGGCCCATATCACCGCCTATGTTCGCGTGGAGCAACGCAAGGTAGGTATCCAGTAA